The sequence TACCACTAGGTGGACATTCCCCTTCGATTCGACCGCTGTTTATCAATTCGGAATTAATTCCTCGACTAATCCACAAAACTGCGTTTCAAAATATGTATATCTTTAAAAAAAGTCAGGCCCAAGCACTTAAAGCAGGCTTAAGGCAGTTTTTCACTGTAATGCTTTCCTCGTTAAAAAAAGAACACAAATCACAGACTTGAATAAACAAAAGTATATCTTTTGCCTTtatcgtatacaaagtatacgtaaaggctatatgttcgctccaaaacgaactttttataggagtcccgagacccatagtgttatataccgatcgactcagctcgacgaattgaagtgatgtctgtgtgtatgtgtgtgtatgtgtgtatgtgtgtgcgcaaaataatctcactcatttttcaggcacttatcattaaccgatttgctcgcaacaagttgcattcgacgcggaatcttgtcccattgtttcgtattgaaaattggccaaatcggactatggacttcggagttatggccaaaatccactttttcacatgagaaacacgtacaaaattctcactcattttttaggcacttatgcttaaccgatttgctcgcaacaagttgcattcgatgcgaaatcctgttccattgtttcgtattgaaaattggccgaatcgggctatgggattcggaatcatggccaaaatatatttatgtataagaaaaattctcactcacgttttagacacttactcttagctgatttactcgcaacaagtttcattcgacgtagaatcttgtcccattgtttcatattgaaaattggcccaatcggactatgggattcggaattatggccaaaatatatttatgtataagacacgttttaggcacttactcttagctgatttactcgcaacaagtttcattcgacgtagaatcttgcccaattgtttcgtattgaaaattggcccaatcggactatgggtttcgaagttatggctaaaattatgtttttacGTAAGacacacgtacaaaattctcactcatttatcaggcacttatctttaacggattttctcgcaacaagttgcattcgacgcggaatcttgtcccattgtttcgtatttaaaattggcggaatcggactatggagttatggccattttagtcacatatgtatcctcagccgatttgctcgcaagaagttgcattcgatgcagaattcgatcccattgtttcctgttgaaaattggccggatcggactagaggcctgaataagagaaacgcggataggtatgtgccagatcattagtgattaatcattgatttaatcatgattaatgaataatgggttatttaatcattattcattaatcataatcatacaaaaaatcgattcaattattaatcactaatcgttaatcataaatttttgcatttaatcattaatcactaattgTATTCATGaatgttttgagtttattcattaatcatcaattttaatcattgcatacattacatttattcattattcatacaatttttataccttTAATAACATTATTTGGTAATCgctatgcaaatcatttaatttgattattcataatcattaatcataaatcATATctatcgttaatcattaatcatacacatattgtgtcaacatttaatcacgatcggtaatcgttaatcatacttcaaacgttttattctttaatcataatcgttaatcattgtcaaaaaatattttaatcgttaatcataatcattattcattgttaaaaatgaataaatcattaatcataatctttaatcatagagtcgaatgatttaatcataacaaatttaatcattcattggaagcatTATTCATTAACATactatgtgccgccaatcgaaccgtcaaaaacagcagccaatcgagcaggagacctgtcaagcagccaaaatgttggctcaaatactgaaaacggcaaaattcgattttgtgccatttttcaataaacaaaattgaatgtattttacattagttttcaataatatatgcaagttataaatagattatgaaatgaaattccattgtttattgtattctattgttatgtgatgtggacacataaaataggggattttaagattttatctacataaatcatttcttccttttcatgtgttgtcctttgatgaagaagattgaatacagtgttggcagagtcatattttctatcagcgtttctcttattcaggcctctagatcggactataagctcagaagttatggtcagaatacttttttttcaccaaaagtgcgtagaaattactcactcgaaagaaacgagaaaggcaccatcaccgctaggtggattaatctgggtttattCAAATATCTTTGATTACTGAGTTGAGAAACGTTTGATACGGATTGGTAATAATTAGAACCCCTACACATCATTTTGTGCACAAAACTGGGTGATTTTTCATAGAGGCTTGGTGCGAAttagcagaaccccgaccaactaACTTGACTATTTCTGCTGAATACGAATTTTGATATGAGTATCATTGAAATGCGTCGAgtaattaatatatttttatatgtagattcaattcaaacatgctGCTAAGTGTTCAATACAAATCGAGTGGTGCTCACATAAACTGCTCAGTACAAAGTACAACTTAGTAATGCTAATGTTCATAAAGAGCGCATAAAGTGGTGCTTGCATAAAAAAGCTCAGTACGACTTAGTTTGTCAATTTTtgtatgagcgcgagtggtgctcgcatgaaAAAGCTCAGTACGACTCAGTTTAGCCAATTTCtgtatgagcgcgagtggtgctcgcataaagtgctcagtgcaacttagtaTTGCTAATGttcgagtggtgctcgcatgaaaaaagctcagtacgacttagtttgtcaatttttgtatgagcgcgagtggtgctcgcataaagtgctcagtgcaacttagtgttgctaatgTTCGCAAAGAGAGCGAATGGTGCTCGCATGGAAAATAGATCAGTACGACTGTGTTATTAATTTGTATTTTCGTAAAGGGAGCGAGTTGCTCACATGAGGAAAGCTCATTAATGTTtgtatgagcgcgagtggtcaTCTGCATGGACGCATGGACAAAAGCGTAATCAATCAATGTGCCTATTGCAAACTTTAGGAAGGGAacagttttgaagaaaattaaaacaaacagGTAGAGTTGAGAACGgagatgcaaaaaaaaaactgttgtttgacatatacaggggttagacaaaaaggttgagataggtaaaattatgtcgaaattcaaatcatcataactttgcgtacaataatccgattttgataaaatcaggacCATCAGAACCGGACGCTTTTCTAGTATATTGCCCCCCTGCAAAACCTAAGATTGGTTCTTGGTCACcgtagatgttccgggttttccgaaggtatgttcaaaatgcattttttccactgcttgtcattttatgtgacgtttactttcatcatgttttatgctttctccaaaaactagaactaatatgccggccaacgatggctgtagatcgagaatccatcaaaactacgcagagatatggccatttccgtaaaaacggttccgggaacatgatgaaatgataacagatcggaacccgagcagcacaaatcagacaaaaacggttgcagcaacttgattgtggctgaatctggtcatatataagttacagtaacctatgtggaacatgtgtgctgctagggaataatgcaaatatgggtatctatGTTTGGCATTATTCCCTAGCTTTGCGAGCTTGCTAGCTTCCCTGGCTTTGCGagacaatgattacagaaacatttccagaatgatagtgtccactggtacccttatagcaggttccaagggcaTTCCatgaggggccggttttggcaccgtcTGGAACTATGCATATATgagtgtcaaaattcatgttttcccaagacgatgaatataggatctttattaaagatacattatggtgactgtgagactctctggccaatttgtaacatgttccgggtgttctgcgaaagtgacatttgttcagggtgtatggccaatcccgtaccgatttaacgaaaatggccatatctttgcgtataccaaacgaattttcgatctgcagccagcattggtcagcttaCTAGTTCTTGTTTTCAGGGAGAGTATAAAACATGATATCAGTAAACGTCAGataaaacgacaagcagaagaaaaaatgcatttttaacataccctcggaaaacccggaacatctacgGTGGCCAAGCCCCAATCTGAGGTCCAATCAtaaggacagtatactagaagagtttccgcgtccgaaggtcccggtttcatcgaaatcggatcattctacgcaaagttatgctgatttgaacttcgacaaaattttgcctatcttaacctttttgtctaacccctgtatttcACATATTTGCGGTATCTAGTCAGTGTAAGGATTGCATTTGTAGATCTCAGAACTGAGATTCAGCATTCAGCAACTTAAGAAGTAAGAACATAATCATTTTTGAAATATAGCAAAAAGTCATCCCGCCACATTATGATTGATATGTGTGTTGAGTCATGAGGGTTTCGATTCTGATATTGCTTGCTTTAAAACCCCTTAAATTGTCGCAACTACACTCTATCTATTATCACACAGGAATTGAAAgtattttggaaaatatttcaaataattcTTAGTGAACTTTTCAATTATAGACGATAGAATGTAATAAAATTTTTGTTATATTTGAAACGGCCAAACATTTAGTTCTTCCTACTGAtgccaaattatgaatgaatcaattacgccaaaaatgctAGAACTCTGGTGCTGCCAGTGCCCAGCTTCACAATAGCCGGACTATCAGAGGAGAATGTTGAAATCTTCCAATATATtagtagccaaatggcgtttaCTGCAAAACCAAGATCGATGCACGAGTCAAGAGGGTAAGGGCTCCCTTTTCGAGTTTTCGAGTTTAAAACAGACAGATGAGTCAACGCActtaattccattttttttagctCCGTCATGAATCTGTGCTGCTTCAAGTAAGTTCAAGCGGCTCCAGGTGTTTATGAACAGATACCTGCCGAGCATAATTTAGGCAAGGTGGCCTTACAATTGtgtctcaaacaacgagctccattgtCAGTGTCACCAGAGGCTGATAGCAACTGAAATTCAGAAACATTGGAAACAAACGACTGGAATTGCTAAACCTTAAGTAGGGGCTAAAACGGAACCTGCAAATAAGCGCTAGATTGCATCCCAGCAGAACATCGTAGCAGAGGCTAATCCAAAGTATAATAATTTTATAGACTATAGACTATAGACAGTTGAACTTATTCTAAAGCCTGCAATTATCACAAAATCATAGTCAACCTTCCTTCATTGATGCTTACAGCTATTTACAATAACTTCCTCACAACCGCTCATCACATtcatattcaaattttcaaacgtTCCCGGAACCACCGCAATCCATTAGCATCCGTTTAACGAGGAGTTATCATGGAAAGTCCAGACTCCTGTCACCACGCTACTGCAAAACAATGCAGAACAATCAATCTTTCGCAATTTTACGCCTCATTATGAGCAACTTACTTCCAGCGTTGTGCATTGTGTGCGCGATTATGCCTATTTGCAGCACCACACCGAACCCGTATGAGCCGAGCGAGAGCTGTGTGAGCTCTCTAAAGCATCGCTCGGCCTCTACCACGTTCGGTTCAGTTGTCGGAATATTAACTCCTAGAATCTGCACAAAAGTTGCGCGCCACGAACAAAACACTAATTTGACGACCGTAACATCATCAATCTAATTATTCATCATACATCATCTGCAATTCACTTCTCGGGTCTCTGGGCGGCCGGAGTTTATGAATTGAAACATGCAGCAGCCGCACCGCAGAAGTTTTTCGCTTGCACCGTAATTGAATTATACAATTGTGCGCCAGCATTTCTTCCCTGTTTTTTCCCTCGCTCTGGGGTCTTCCTTTTCGGGCAGAGGGATTTCAATTAGAATCTTCCAAGCTGTCACTCAGTGCATGGCTTATGATGACGGAGATTTTTTCCGACTCCCTCCTTGGTGCCGTTGCGATCCGGCAGCACAAAAGCACAGACAACATTGGTGGCAGATTCGTCTCGCCTCTTGCCAACATCTGACGATTGCGTGaaatatgaaatgaaatttttattattggcaAGAGATTTCGGCCAGGACGGAGACACTGCGGTGACAGGACCGGGTTTGATGGAATAAGAGATATAATGACTTCTGTTGGCAGGAGTGATGGCAAATTAACTAATTTGAAGTAATGTTCAGTTTATTAATGCAAAATGTGGCAAAGATTAGTATCAGTAGAAGCCGAAATATCCGTAAAATAAGATAAGCTAATGAAATTTGCTTATCAGCAGTTTTTAACGTtttaataacaaaaacaaattaaaacacAACATTCTCGTTTTAGTAGATTCTAATTTATATAGAAAGTCAGATAATTAATATTTTAAATGGTTTAGCAACCCTACTGATGACAATAAATGCTAGTATCTTCAGCATCGTTCGGTTCTGCCGCAGCATAAGAAAATACTGAATCCCATCGATGTGGCACCAATGAAATTCATCCCATTCGACGTCGTCTAGCGGTAATTAGTGACCCAAGAAAAACCAGAGGTCATTCAAACGAATTCGGCGACGGGTGATGCGTCTGCGATTCTTCCGACGCCATCAGGCACTTCGGTTCACTCCCAGACTCATGCATATAATTGCGATATAATGAAAAATGAAGAGACCACTCACTCTCGTTCAATAACAATAAAACCGAATCCAATCGCCGTCTGACTGCGGGCCAGTAGTGGTACGGATTCGAGCTAACGACGTTCTTCGCAGACTCAATTTCTTTGCCTGCTGCGTAGGCCACCATAACCTAAACCTGATACAGTGCATAAGGTACCGAGAGGGGTTGGCGATTATGCATGACTCTGCGGCTGGAGGAAGTCGAGCGCATTTTTTTTCGACAACGACTACGACGGCGAGCATCTGCTACAGCATACGAACAAGACTGGGTGCAGACGGTCGGCGCTGTATGATATCGGTGGCAGTAGAACAAGGGCCAGAGCCAGATAAAGACAGGGCTAATCGTTTTATCCTCTAAGGGGCTACATCGAAAAACGATGTCGTCGCCGTTTAGGAATCAATTTGCGAGGTCGTTATGGATTGGGGGTAAAATGCTACAGTGCGTTGGTTAAGCTTATAAGGGGTGCGTTGGGAAATCGATAGGTGTTGGTTATTTcttgaattcaataaaaataataataatcaaggataattgattttcattatacatttcatgaatttgatttatgacttcTTAAAGTACATTGaaggttcatttaattaaaATGGCCTCTCAGCCTATTTGTCTTTCTCGTAAAAATATGTTGTTGCCGAAAGGATATAATTTCACTCCTAAACCATTTTGGTTTTAGAAATGATCGATCCTGCCGTAATAtgagaaagtgacgtaacagccaaattacaacatgcatgtttgccatttttctgttaaagagctctatgaaaaatggcgtatacgtcactttttaaGATTACGGCAGTATCATGGGTCCACTGCTGTGGAATTTGATTTACCATGGTGTGCTGAGGTTAAAGCTCCCGCCAGGAGTCAAGCTTGTGGGATTCTGCAGTCTATTCGATCCGTCTCGTCAAGAAACGTTGCGCGGCAGGAAACTACAGCtggcgcatcataaaacggagatgatagtTGCCAACAACCGGAGATCGATGTGCGACCTCATCTTTCGAAAGATTTCTTAAACAATTTGGGTGATGATTTAGCTTCAATAAGTTTAGCTTCAAAAGTCATGTGGACTACGCACGCAAGTGCGTGTCGACGGTGATAGCGGCACTATTTATGATTATAGAGGACATCTCTAGGATTTGCTCCAGCAAGCGCAGGCTGCTGGCAAGCGTGGCGGTTTTATTACTGCGGAACAGAAATCTAATCTTGGTGTCAGCGTTGAGCGCAAACTGCAACGCCcgaaagctggagagtactcaTAAGTTGATGAGTCTGAGAGCcatcagcgcatatcgcaccatatctcGTGAGGTGGCATTAGTACTCGCAGGCCTGATGCCCATCAAACTGGTGGTGAAGGAAGACGGGAAGTGCTACGCCCTTAGGAGCATGAGTAATATCAAGGCAGTAATGGTAGCTGAATGACAGAGAGAGTAGGACAACTCGATTAAGGGCAGGTGGACCCATCGCCTAGTCCCAAATGTGTCGGCATGGATAAGCAGACCTCACGGAGAGCTAAACTTTGGCTCTTAACAGGTCACGGATACTTCAGGTGCTACCTGCACAGACGAGTCCGTAGCCCCAGAACGTAGCGTTGGTTACGAGGGGTAACGGTGACGCCGGGGAATATTGATCCACCACCAAAGTCTATCCGAGTAGTCCGGTATCAAGgtggagctgaatggctcaaagCTTAAGCAGAAGGCCAAGTGGCTCAAGGGAATGGAAAATAAGATGTACGGGCTTCGAGTCGTTGGGGCACCATTGATCCGGAAGCTTTCTCCACCCAGAATCATTGAACCGACCTCGGCACACGCTCGGTTACCCATTGGATTGAGAAAGTACTCAGGACCACGGATGTGGGTCGtcggaaaggaggcttccgagcctcttgaaaggaggcttccgagcctcttgaaaggacccaGTCAACATTCTGGTACCTATatctcttgatataggttattatataagaaccaacttaatcgtatataatgcacagattggctatatacgtaccaaagtggaggcgatataggtacatacgagttttattatacgatttttcccgacatcatgagaacagtattacgattatacataaaaatttgaaaaaagaaatcctgccagcaccaagtctcgaacatgcgatctttggatttgcaggcggatactctaccactGCACCATACTGCACATCTCGTACTAATTTggatttttgtccaacataaactacacaatttatttctttacaactgcttgaaacttcaacaagccgtttggactgaagtggtttcga comes from Armigeres subalbatus isolate Guangzhou_Male chromosome 2, GZ_Asu_2, whole genome shotgun sequence and encodes:
- the LOC134208825 gene encoding uncharacterized protein LOC134208825, with protein sequence MGPLLWNLIYHGVLRLKLPPGVKLVGFCSLFDPSRQETLRGRKLQLAHHKTEMIVANNRRSIFNKFSFKSHVDYARKCVSTVIAALFMIIEDISRICSSKRRLLASVAVLLLRNRNLILVSALSANCNARKLESTHKLMSLRAISAYRTISREVALVLAGLMPIKLVVKEDGKCYALRSMSNIKAVMVAE